The following proteins are encoded in a genomic region of Leptospira kirschneri serovar Cynopteri str. 3522 CT:
- the meaB gene encoding methylmalonyl Co-A mutase-associated GTPase MeaB: MNSEEQSGGGIRSTGIQRKSLPTPEEFIKGILSGDRVMLSRAITLIESSRPDHKELAEKIIDACLPHSGKSIRIGITGIPGVGKSTFIESFGTYLISQGKKLAVLTIDPSSQISGGSILGDKTRMSELSKNESAFIRPSPAGDSLGGVARKTRETIYLCEAAGFDMILVETVGVGQSETAVHSMVDLFLLLLIAGAGDELQGIKRGIMEMADLFAITKADGDNKVRAERTKIETQSAIHFFPKQESGWIPKVVACSSLSGEGIGEIWNQILEYNKVLKLNGHFETRRTNQSKYWLEGTVSEHLMVDFYTKMKDLYLDMESKVSKHKISSFQAAEKLIQEYRKRIR; the protein is encoded by the coding sequence TTGAATTCTGAAGAACAATCGGGCGGAGGAATCCGATCTACTGGAATTCAAAGAAAATCTCTACCTACCCCAGAAGAATTTATAAAAGGAATTCTTTCCGGGGATAGAGTAATGCTCAGCCGTGCAATTACACTCATAGAAAGTTCCCGGCCCGACCACAAAGAACTTGCAGAAAAGATTATAGATGCTTGCCTTCCTCATTCCGGTAAATCGATCCGAATCGGAATCACCGGAATTCCGGGAGTGGGTAAAAGTACATTCATTGAATCCTTCGGAACGTATTTGATCTCTCAAGGCAAAAAACTCGCCGTGTTGACGATAGATCCTTCCAGTCAGATTTCGGGAGGAAGTATTTTAGGCGATAAAACCAGAATGTCCGAACTTTCCAAAAACGAATCCGCATTTATTCGTCCTTCCCCCGCCGGTGATTCGTTAGGTGGAGTTGCTAGAAAAACAAGAGAAACTATTTATCTCTGTGAAGCAGCTGGATTTGATATGATCTTAGTAGAAACCGTCGGTGTGGGTCAATCGGAAACTGCTGTACATTCTATGGTGGATTTATTCTTGTTACTTCTCATTGCGGGTGCAGGAGATGAACTACAAGGAATCAAACGAGGAATCATGGAAATGGCGGATCTATTTGCTATTACAAAAGCGGACGGGGACAATAAGGTAAGAGCAGAACGAACTAAAATTGAAACCCAATCCGCGATTCATTTTTTCCCAAAACAGGAAAGCGGCTGGATTCCTAAAGTAGTCGCTTGTTCTTCTCTTTCGGGAGAAGGAATCGGAGAAATCTGGAATCAAATATTAGAATACAATAAAGTTTTAAAATTAAATGGCCATTTCGAAACCAGAAGGACCAATCAGTCTAAATATTGGTTAGAAGGAACCGTTTCCGAACATCTTATGGTAGATTTTTATACTAAAATGAAAGATCTTTATTTAGACATGGAATCCAAAGTAAGTAAACACAAAATCAGTTCTTTTCAAGCCGCCGAAAAACTGATCCAAGAATATAGAAAGAGAATTCGGTGA
- the scpA gene encoding methylmalonyl-CoA mutase — protein sequence MKRPSFNLKRYTSQKISKSDWEKSALGDLGFGSIEQTFWLTPEKIPVKPVYTAEDIAKMEHLDFAAGIPPYLRGPYSTMYVQQPWTIRQYAGFSTAEESNAFYRRNLAAGQKGLSVAFDLATHRGYDSDHERVLGDVGKAGVAIDSILDMKILFDQIPLDQMSVSMTMNGAVIPILAFYIVAAEEQGVSADKLSGTIQNDILKEFMVRNTYIYPPAPSMKIIADIFKYTSDFMPKFNSISISGYHMQEAGATADIELAYTLADGLEYLRTGIKAGMDVDTFAPRLSFFWAIGMNHFMEIAKMRAGRLLWAKLVKQFNPKNLKSLALRTHCQTSGWSLTEQDPFNNVARTCIEALAAALGHTQSLHTNALDEAIALPTDFSARIARNTQIFLQEETNIHRVVDPWGGSYYVESLTHSLAHRAWELIEEVEKLGGIAKAIETGIPKMRIEEAAARKQAKIDSGKDVIVGVNRYKAVEEKPLDILDIDNTAVRESQIRRLQELKKNRNNSDVTSALDAITKCAEGGEGNLLALAVDAARKRATLGEISYAMEKVFGRYQATIRSISGVYSSEIEDDPDFKRTKELSDKFATLEGRRPRIMIAKMGQDGHDRGAKVISTSFADMGFDVDIGPLFQTPGEAAKQAVENDVHILGVSSLAAGHKTLVPQVIAELKKLGREDIMVIAGGVIPQQDYDILYKAGVTGIFGPGTKISKAAADIIELLIRDLENLKVNS from the coding sequence ATGAAACGTCCTAGTTTTAATCTTAAACGTTATACGTCACAGAAAATTTCCAAATCCGATTGGGAGAAATCGGCGCTCGGTGATTTGGGCTTCGGCTCCATCGAACAAACTTTTTGGCTCACTCCTGAAAAAATTCCAGTTAAACCGGTTTATACCGCGGAAGACATCGCAAAAATGGAACACCTAGACTTTGCGGCGGGAATTCCTCCCTATTTGCGCGGACCGTATTCCACGATGTATGTCCAACAACCTTGGACCATCCGTCAATACGCCGGTTTTTCCACCGCAGAAGAATCGAACGCATTCTATCGTAGAAACTTAGCCGCGGGACAAAAAGGTCTTTCTGTCGCGTTCGATTTAGCAACTCACAGAGGGTACGACTCCGACCACGAACGCGTGTTAGGCGACGTGGGCAAAGCAGGAGTTGCAATCGATTCCATTCTAGACATGAAAATTCTTTTCGATCAGATCCCTTTGGATCAGATGTCCGTCTCGATGACGATGAACGGAGCCGTGATTCCTATATTAGCATTTTATATTGTAGCCGCGGAAGAACAAGGAGTCAGCGCCGACAAACTTTCTGGCACGATCCAAAACGATATTCTGAAAGAATTTATGGTGCGGAATACCTACATATATCCGCCCGCTCCTTCGATGAAGATCATCGCGGATATTTTCAAATATACTTCGGACTTTATGCCTAAGTTCAACTCCATCTCTATCTCAGGCTATCACATGCAGGAAGCAGGAGCGACCGCTGACATAGAACTCGCCTACACTCTCGCAGACGGTCTCGAATATCTACGAACCGGAATTAAGGCGGGAATGGACGTAGATACGTTTGCGCCTCGTTTATCTTTTTTCTGGGCGATCGGTATGAATCACTTTATGGAAATTGCAAAGATGCGCGCTGGACGTCTTCTTTGGGCCAAACTAGTAAAACAGTTCAATCCGAAAAACTTGAAGTCTCTTGCGCTCAGAACACATTGCCAAACTTCAGGTTGGAGTTTAACCGAACAAGACCCTTTCAACAACGTTGCTAGAACTTGTATCGAGGCGCTGGCCGCCGCTTTAGGACACACTCAATCCTTACATACAAACGCCCTCGACGAAGCGATCGCACTTCCTACTGATTTCTCCGCAAGAATTGCAAGAAATACTCAGATCTTTTTACAGGAAGAAACGAATATACATCGTGTTGTAGATCCTTGGGGAGGTTCGTATTACGTAGAGTCTTTGACTCATTCACTGGCTCATCGTGCTTGGGAACTAATCGAAGAGGTAGAAAAGTTAGGCGGAATCGCAAAAGCAATCGAAACCGGAATTCCTAAAATGAGAATCGAAGAAGCCGCCGCGCGCAAACAAGCCAAGATCGATTCTGGAAAAGACGTGATCGTAGGAGTCAATCGGTACAAAGCGGTCGAAGAAAAACCTTTGGATATATTAGATATTGATAATACTGCGGTTCGCGAATCCCAGATTCGTAGACTTCAGGAGTTAAAGAAAAATCGGAACAATTCAGACGTAACCTCCGCACTCGACGCGATCACAAAATGCGCCGAAGGAGGAGAAGGAAATCTACTCGCTCTTGCGGTGGACGCCGCACGCAAACGAGCCACGTTAGGTGAAATCTCATACGCAATGGAAAAAGTATTTGGAAGATACCAAGCCACAATCCGTTCTATTTCGGGAGTGTATTCCTCCGAAATAGAAGACGATCCCGATTTCAAAAGAACCAAAGAACTTTCGGACAAGTTTGCGACTCTCGAAGGACGTCGTCCTAGAATTATGATCGCCAAAATGGGACAAGATGGACACGACCGAGGTGCTAAGGTAATTTCCACAAGTTTTGCGGACATGGGATTTGATGTAGATATAGGTCCTCTCTTTCAGACTCCGGGTGAAGCGGCAAAACAAGCCGTAGAAAACGACGTACATATTTTAGGAGTTTCTAGTTTAGCCGCGGGACACAAAACGCTCGTGCCTCAAGTAATTGCGGAACTAAAAAAATTAGGAAGAGAAGACATCATGGTCATTGCCGGTGGAGTGATTCCACAACAAGATTATGATATTCTTTATAAGGCGGGAGTCACTGGAATTTTTGGACCTGGAACTAAAATTTCTAAGGCGGCCGCGGATATTATAGAACTTCTCATTCGAGATTTAGAAAACTTGAAAGTAAACTCTTAA
- a CDS encoding TerC family protein has protein sequence MGFGEWILIVIFTLALGFLIYLDLFVLNKRAHKIPLRNSVYWSLFWFSLAISFSVLIYFMDQTTEDPIRGKTKALEFIAGYLLEYSLSVDNLFVFIIIFQKFRVTTQYQPLILKWGIIGALIFRAIMIFIGAELISQFHWILYLFGILLLYTAVKMFAHQEEEDFNPESSFVIKFAKKILPLSQVYHPEKFVVLEHGKYLFTSTFVTLLVVEFSDILFALDSIPAIFSITTDAFIVYTSNIFAILGLRSLFFMLSGVMELFIFLKKGVSILLAFVGIKLLLPLVSPYIFGYEIHIPILISLGVILGTLTLSILASIPHYLKIKKEN, from the coding sequence ATGGGTTTTGGAGAATGGATCTTAATCGTCATATTTACGTTAGCTTTAGGTTTTCTCATCTATTTAGATCTATTTGTTCTCAATAAAAGAGCCCATAAAATTCCTCTCAGAAATTCAGTCTACTGGTCTTTGTTTTGGTTCAGTCTTGCAATTTCATTCAGTGTTCTGATCTATTTTATGGATCAAACTACAGAAGACCCAATTCGGGGTAAAACTAAGGCGCTTGAGTTTATCGCCGGTTATCTTTTAGAATATTCTCTTTCCGTGGATAACCTTTTTGTTTTTATCATAATCTTTCAGAAGTTTAGAGTAACAACTCAATACCAGCCTTTGATTTTGAAATGGGGAATCATAGGCGCTTTGATCTTTAGAGCGATTATGATTTTTATAGGCGCGGAGCTAATCTCTCAGTTCCACTGGATTTTATATTTGTTCGGAATTCTTCTTTTATATACGGCCGTAAAAATGTTCGCACACCAAGAAGAGGAAGATTTCAATCCTGAGTCTTCTTTCGTAATTAAGTTCGCGAAAAAAATCCTTCCTCTCAGTCAGGTGTATCATCCCGAAAAATTTGTAGTTTTAGAACACGGAAAATATCTTTTTACTTCCACTTTTGTAACTCTGTTAGTCGTGGAGTTTAGTGATATTCTATTTGCGCTTGATTCTATTCCCGCAATTTTTTCAATCACTACGGACGCGTTTATCGTTTATACATCAAATATATTTGCAATTTTAGGACTTCGTTCTTTATTCTTCATGCTTTCGGGTGTGATGGAACTGTTTATTTTTCTTAAAAAGGGAGTTTCGATTCTTCTTGCCTTTGTAGGAATCAAATTGCTTCTTCCACTTGTTTCTCCCTATATTTTTGGATACGAAATCCACATTCCAATTTTGATTTCTTTAGGAGTCATCTTGGGAACTCTTACGCTTTCGATTCTTGCTTCGATTCCTCATTACCTCAAAATTAAAAAGGAGAATTAA
- a CDS encoding energy transducer TonB, whose amino-acid sequence MKFFTRIGVFLLQLFILFLGNCNTVAEIPIDLNAPDSDSEGYLYSYNADKSPIPIIEFNLWEYFPFEAKKAGILNQIVIVKVQIDEEGNLRSAKIASERIGFGFDEAALKIVEKARWKPGILNGKPVKTHHRVPIHFKFE is encoded by the coding sequence ATGAAATTCTTTACCAGAATCGGAGTTTTTCTTCTACAACTTTTTATACTGTTTTTAGGAAATTGTAACACAGTTGCGGAGATTCCGATCGATCTCAATGCTCCCGATTCGGATTCGGAAGGTTATTTGTATTCGTACAACGCGGATAAGTCCCCTATCCCGATTATCGAATTCAATCTTTGGGAATACTTTCCTTTTGAAGCCAAAAAAGCAGGCATACTGAATCAAATCGTGATAGTGAAAGTTCAAATCGACGAGGAAGGAAATTTGCGAAGTGCAAAAATCGCCTCCGAAAGAATCGGTTTCGGATTCGACGAGGCAGCTTTAAAAATAGTCGAAAAGGCGCGTTGGAAGCCGGGGATCTTAAACGGAAAACCCGTTAAGACCCATCACCGAGTTCCAATCCATTTTAAGTTTGAGTAA
- a CDS encoding TonB-dependent receptor plug domain-containing protein, producing MKNIRNILIIFFIQPTKKFIKSKTFNFLQLSPSGRNKQSLTLLKRISFLFFIFLTTPIFAEVSFRARVFSRSKSLGDANVSVRISETKKFYQTDSEGYFQGVVPSSGTYTFRILRDVGFQEIRQEIGESEGLIILYTDESVKSSESIAKGTINVTGEKEKQLMSRTKLRFEEIKRMPGTFGEPLRSIETIPGVVPVAAFGGGANNYSFRGADPNTNLYLYDDLPILYPFHFDGLTATINGNLIKSMDVYTGVLPANFNNALGGVIEIESPDKVERSSGNFLTSLWAASANYQTTFANGKGYILGAVKVGYIDKTFETLGTLAGGSLLPEGIRLPRYTDSQVKMVYNFNDEHQISFHSLTAKDDFALDPPAKRQNDPTKDELAGFAGGNLSAGQGYRTQAFRYTWRPSEKFNNRITLISYDPFVDFNVSFGSIKAKQRGSGAYNGVRQDAFWEPNKHFTLEFGSELRFLNYKTTGSTIQQTDPNNPDPNPYDTTSPDFKTVPDTNRVQSKYYNAYTTMKIKFGGLLIEPGARYDYIPYIKNGAIGPKAQISYKFEQGVLKGTTVFGGAGNHFNFPLDTRFSEQSGNPHLKFQKAFKYGGGIDHQVTSEWQIKGEVFKQEFSNLIVTDPYITETIGTNPDQYGRITQPYILNKPLSYSNNGTGHSRGYELVIRKTAAPGKRDWFGWISYTWSQTFRNPNIYKPDAIMTQVATGPEQRLVAQTFPNSKETLYDYDRTHIINLIFGWRFSQDWQFGARWSYMTSTPITPIVGDDGGKFSNPANNQTIWIPVSGNNPYLSEYTNSKRLKDYHRFDIRIDKFLNYEWGYVNTFLEIINVYMRENVSGENFDVTRPYSATNPKPNPTFGTLTLPGGAIIPFFNMGIEVKF from the coding sequence ATGAAAAACATTAGAAATATATTGATTATTTTTTTCATCCAGCCGACAAAAAAGTTTATAAAAAGTAAAACGTTCAACTTTCTTCAATTGTCTCCTTCTGGCCGAAACAAACAATCTTTAACGTTGTTGAAACGAATTTCTTTTTTATTTTTTATTTTTCTTACAACTCCGATTTTCGCCGAAGTTTCTTTTCGTGCGCGCGTTTTTTCCCGTAGTAAAAGTTTAGGTGATGCAAACGTTTCGGTACGAATTTCCGAAACTAAAAAATTTTATCAGACCGATTCGGAAGGTTATTTCCAAGGTGTGGTTCCCTCTTCCGGTACATACACATTTCGTATTTTAAGAGATGTTGGATTTCAGGAAATTCGTCAAGAGATAGGAGAAAGCGAAGGACTTATAATTCTTTATACGGATGAATCCGTAAAATCCAGCGAAAGTATAGCCAAAGGTACAATTAACGTAACCGGAGAAAAAGAAAAACAACTCATGTCTCGTACAAAATTACGTTTTGAAGAAATTAAACGTATGCCCGGCACGTTTGGTGAACCACTTCGTTCGATCGAAACCATTCCGGGAGTCGTTCCGGTTGCCGCGTTCGGTGGTGGTGCAAATAATTATTCTTTCCGTGGAGCCGATCCAAATACAAATCTTTATCTCTACGACGATCTGCCAATATTATATCCGTTCCACTTTGACGGATTAACTGCTACGATCAATGGAAACCTAATCAAGTCGATGGATGTTTATACCGGAGTTCTTCCAGCGAATTTTAACAATGCACTCGGAGGTGTTATCGAAATTGAATCCCCTGATAAGGTGGAACGTTCCAGTGGAAATTTTTTGACTTCACTTTGGGCCGCGTCCGCAAATTATCAAACCACCTTTGCCAACGGAAAGGGTTACATTCTAGGTGCGGTAAAAGTCGGTTATATCGACAAGACGTTTGAAACGTTAGGAACTCTTGCGGGAGGTAGTCTTCTTCCGGAAGGAATACGCCTTCCGCGTTATACAGACTCTCAAGTAAAGATGGTTTATAACTTTAACGATGAACACCAGATTTCTTTTCACTCTTTAACTGCAAAAGACGATTTTGCTTTGGATCCTCCCGCAAAACGACAGAACGATCCAACAAAAGATGAATTGGCGGGATTTGCTGGAGGAAATTTGTCCGCAGGTCAAGGGTATCGTACCCAAGCTTTTCGTTATACTTGGAGGCCTTCCGAAAAATTCAATAATCGCATTACACTGATTAGTTATGATCCGTTTGTAGATTTTAATGTTTCTTTTGGTTCTATCAAGGCGAAACAAAGAGGTAGCGGAGCGTATAATGGAGTCCGACAAGACGCATTTTGGGAACCTAACAAACATTTTACGTTAGAATTCGGCTCCGAACTTCGTTTTTTAAATTACAAAACTACCGGGAGTACGATTCAACAAACTGATCCAAATAATCCAGATCCAAATCCTTACGATACTACGAGTCCTGATTTTAAAACCGTTCCAGATACCAACCGAGTACAAAGTAAATACTACAACGCTTATACTACGATGAAAATCAAATTCGGTGGACTGCTAATCGAACCAGGAGCCAGATATGATTATATTCCTTATATCAAAAACGGCGCCATCGGTCCAAAAGCACAAATATCTTATAAGTTCGAACAAGGTGTACTCAAAGGAACTACTGTTTTCGGAGGTGCTGGAAATCATTTTAACTTTCCGTTAGACACTCGATTTTCAGAACAAAGCGGAAACCCCCACTTAAAATTTCAAAAGGCATTTAAATACGGGGGTGGGATCGATCACCAAGTCACTTCCGAATGGCAAATTAAAGGTGAAGTTTTTAAACAGGAATTTTCCAACTTGATCGTTACCGATCCTTATATCACGGAGACGATTGGCACCAATCCGGATCAGTACGGCAGGATCACTCAACCTTATATTCTAAACAAACCTCTCAGCTATTCCAATAATGGAACCGGACATTCTAGAGGTTACGAACTGGTAATTCGCAAAACTGCCGCTCCCGGAAAAAGGGATTGGTTCGGTTGGATCTCTTATACTTGGTCTCAAACATTCAGAAATCCTAATATTTATAAACCTGACGCTATCATGACGCAAGTCGCTACTGGTCCCGAACAAAGATTAGTCGCTCAAACCTTTCCTAATTCCAAAGAAACTTTATATGATTACGATCGTACTCATATCATCAATTTGATTTTCGGTTGGAGATTCAGTCAGGATTGGCAATTTGGAGCGAGATGGTCTTATATGACTTCCACACCAATTACTCCGATTGTAGGAGACGACGGTGGAAAATTCAGCAACCCTGCAAACAATCAAACGATTTGGATACCGGTTTCGGGCAACAATCCTTATCTTTCAGAATACACCAATTCAAAACGTTTGAAAGATTACCACAGATTTGATATTCGGATCGACAAATTTTTAAATTACGAATGGGGTTATGTAAATACGTTTCTGGAAATCATCAACGTATATATGAGAGAAAACGTTTCCGGTGAAAATTTTGACGTTACACGTCCTTATTCTGCGACCAACCCAAAACCGAATCCTACATTTGGGACTCTTACCTTACCGGGAGGAGCGATTATTCCTTTCTTTAATATGGGAATCGAGGTGAAATTTTAA
- a CDS encoding lysoplasmalogenase, with the protein MILILFCIVSVVHLLVLYFIPDNVTLKIGSKIAPILVLIFFSFLEGNWKGRGGKFIFAGLIFSLFGDSFLGVPGNYFVFGLGSFLVAQILYSVGFSVGNPVHIVRAIPYFVFGISFYIWILPGIGTSLYVPVGVYMIAICVMGWRSVSRECSKSELWKSWAGSLLFILSDSLIATRKFTTVPIPWIGVWIMSTYYAAQFLIYESVEEN; encoded by the coding sequence ATGATTTTAATCTTATTTTGTATTGTGTCCGTTGTTCATTTGCTCGTTTTGTATTTCATACCGGATAACGTTACTCTGAAAATAGGAAGTAAAATCGCACCGATTTTAGTTTTGATTTTTTTCTCTTTTTTAGAAGGGAATTGGAAAGGAAGAGGTGGAAAATTTATTTTTGCAGGCCTGATCTTTTCTTTATTTGGAGACTCGTTTTTAGGTGTTCCTGGAAATTATTTCGTTTTTGGACTTGGCTCTTTTTTAGTCGCTCAGATATTATATTCGGTAGGTTTTTCGGTCGGAAATCCGGTTCATATAGTTCGAGCTATTCCTTATTTCGTATTCGGGATTTCATTTTACATTTGGATTCTTCCTGGAATTGGAACTTCTTTGTATGTTCCTGTTGGAGTGTATATGATTGCAATTTGTGTGATGGGTTGGAGATCGGTTTCCAGAGAATGTTCTAAATCTGAACTTTGGAAATCCTGGGCGGGTTCTTTACTTTTTATTTTATCGGATAGTCTTATCGCTACTAGAAAGTTTACTACGGTTCCGATTCCTTGGATTGGAGTTTGGATCATGTCGACTTACTACGCCGCTCAATTTCTCATTTATGAATCTGTGGAAGAAAATTAA
- a CDS encoding MotA/TolQ/ExbB proton channel family protein has translation MTMFLVEYGETFIFVIMLVASIVALAVGTERILIFRRNLKNTEAILPVLTSEIRKGDFSAIKSIASENRGNIYAKFSQFSAEHYEIGHEALSELQEGKIIGERVELENHLPILNTLGNNAPFIGLLGTVLGVIKAFYGLGTLGSTGAEFVMRSISTALLATAAGLGVAIPVVMANNYFTRKLKVIQANLEILSKEFLASLSRKK, from the coding sequence ATGACAATGTTTTTGGTTGAATACGGCGAGACTTTCATTTTTGTAATTATGCTCGTTGCAAGTATCGTTGCTCTCGCGGTAGGAACTGAAAGAATTTTAATTTTTCGCAGAAATCTGAAAAATACGGAAGCAATTCTTCCAGTTTTAACTTCTGAAATTAGAAAAGGTGATTTTTCTGCGATAAAGTCAATTGCTTCCGAAAATCGCGGAAATATATATGCAAAATTCTCCCAATTTTCAGCGGAACATTACGAGATTGGTCACGAAGCTCTTTCAGAACTACAAGAAGGAAAAATCATCGGAGAAAGAGTAGAACTAGAAAATCATCTTCCGATTTTAAATACGTTAGGAAACAACGCCCCTTTTATTGGTCTTTTAGGTACGGTTTTAGGTGTGATTAAAGCGTTTTATGGTTTAGGAACCTTAGGAAGTACTGGGGCTGAATTCGTAATGAGAAGCATTTCAACCGCCCTTTTAGCAACTGCTGCCGGTTTAGGCGTGGCCATCCCGGTTGTAATGGCAAATAATTATTTCACTCGTAAACTCAAAGTAATTCAGGCAAATTTAGAAATTCTTTCCAAAGAGTTTCTTGCTAGTCTTTCTCGTAAAAAGTAA
- a CDS encoding LIC20211 family lipoprotein: MKIFQILFIFFVSLISFHCTTSSAGIATSNIPIADRKYKVIGPVEGHKTWNTFDIAIVGLPLSEPPIDKLVTSMLTEKEADALINIRYWTDKYILLFITVNRLHINAEAIKFEDQPNDQSSKKRK; encoded by the coding sequence GTGAAAATTTTTCAAATTCTATTTATATTTTTTGTTTCTTTAATATCATTCCATTGTACGACATCCTCTGCCGGAATTGCAACGAGTAATATTCCCATAGCGGATCGTAAATACAAAGTGATTGGTCCCGTGGAAGGACATAAAACTTGGAACACGTTTGACATAGCTATTGTGGGACTTCCACTTTCCGAACCACCAATCGATAAATTAGTCACTTCTATGTTAACCGAAAAAGAAGCGGACGCCTTGATTAATATCCGTTATTGGACAGACAAATACATACTTTTATTCATTACAGTCAATAGACTACATATCAATGCGGAAGCAATCAAATTCGAAGATCAGCCCAATGATCAGAGCAGTAAAAAAAGAAAATAA
- a CDS encoding methylmalonyl-CoA mutase family protein: MADQKLFTDFPPVDREAWIALIQKDLKGADFEKKLVWETAEGFKIQPVYTKEDIGDKQWLTSNLPGTFPFARSTRKLVSDWSIRQDLDSTSISKANQLAKEAASNGVTAIGFIIENKTSSQKGIPVHSSKDLETLIQGLPFDQVTLHFIAEERSPEIFSWLPKDKVLVGGLGYDPFRILLRHGRSGKHSIPALKEILEIFASSWSHYRGLSVYSSTFRDAGSTISEELAFTLSAATEYVQQLKTAGMDVDTIASQLMFEFSIGPDYFLEIAKFRSARILWAEILKEFSPQKESSLHAFLSAQTCRYNYSAYDPNVNMLRATTEAMSAAIGGCEVINVSPYDSILKTSDSFSLRIARNIQLLMKHESYIDKVVDPAAGSYYLESITDSITKKAWEIFCEIESVGGFLEAVQKGIIQKRIIESRKKKEENLANAKEILLGTNRYPNAEDRISELNQNKTLGEIDSVSGEITCERISDFRAGTDIEEIRLKTETFAKKSDKIPTVLLLPMGDLKMKKARAIFSQNFLACAGYKVVDPGSYATPQEVLQGLKETTADVVVFCTSDEEVSGFVDSTFGILKKQNPNLLGIVAGNPTEQIDDLKSKGIEFFIHVKSQHLETLKSIQKRLGIQ; this comes from the coding sequence ATGGCCGATCAAAAGCTATTTACCGACTTCCCTCCCGTCGATCGGGAAGCCTGGATTGCACTCATCCAAAAAGATCTCAAAGGTGCAGACTTTGAGAAAAAGTTAGTCTGGGAAACTGCAGAAGGATTTAAAATCCAACCCGTATATACTAAAGAAGACATTGGCGACAAACAGTGGCTGACCTCTAATCTTCCAGGCACCTTTCCCTTTGCGCGCTCTACTCGCAAACTCGTTTCCGACTGGAGTATTCGTCAAGACTTGGATTCTACTTCAATTTCCAAAGCCAATCAATTGGCAAAAGAAGCGGCGTCTAACGGAGTCACTGCGATCGGATTTATCATCGAAAATAAAACCTCTTCACAGAAAGGGATTCCAGTACATTCTTCCAAGGACTTAGAAACATTGATCCAAGGGCTTCCTTTCGATCAGGTGACATTACACTTTATAGCAGAAGAACGTTCCCCGGAAATTTTTTCTTGGCTTCCCAAAGATAAGGTGCTTGTAGGCGGACTTGGATATGATCCATTTCGAATCCTACTCAGACACGGTAGATCCGGAAAACATTCGATTCCAGCTTTGAAAGAAATTTTAGAGATATTCGCATCTTCTTGGTCGCATTACAGAGGTTTGTCGGTTTATTCTTCCACGTTCCGAGATGCAGGCTCCACGATCTCCGAAGAACTTGCGTTTACGTTATCCGCAGCTACGGAATATGTACAACAACTTAAAACGGCGGGAATGGACGTAGATACGATTGCGTCTCAACTAATGTTTGAATTTTCCATCGGCCCGGATTATTTTTTAGAAATCGCGAAGTTTCGATCTGCAAGAATTCTCTGGGCAGAAATTTTGAAAGAATTTTCTCCCCAAAAAGAATCTTCTCTACACGCTTTTTTAAGCGCTCAAACTTGTAGATACAATTACAGCGCCTATGATCCAAATGTAAATATGCTTCGCGCCACCACAGAGGCAATGTCGGCTGCAATCGGAGGTTGTGAGGTAATCAACGTTTCTCCTTATGACTCTATCCTAAAAACTTCCGATTCTTTTTCTTTAAGAATTGCTAGGAACATTCAACTTCTGATGAAACACGAATCTTATATAGATAAGGTGGTTGATCCTGCTGCGGGTTCGTATTATTTAGAATCTATCACCGATTCGATTACTAAAAAAGCTTGGGAGATTTTCTGCGAGATAGAATCTGTTGGAGGATTTTTAGAAGCCGTTCAAAAAGGAATCATTCAAAAAAGGATTATAGAATCTAGAAAGAAGAAAGAAGAAAATCTAGCGAACGCCAAGGAGATTCTTCTCGGAACCAATCGGTATCCGAACGCAGAAGATCGAATTTCCGAACTCAATCAAAATAAAACGTTAGGTGAAATCGATAGCGTCTCAGGAGAAATCACTTGTGAAAGAATTTCCGACTTCAGAGCCGGAACCGACATCGAAGAGATCCGTTTAAAAACCGAAACCTTTGCGAAGAAGTCCGACAAAATTCCGACCGTTCTTCTTCTTCCGATGGGAGATCTCAAAATGAAAAAAGCGAGAGCCATTTTCTCTCAAAATTTTCTGGCCTGCGCCGGTTATAAAGTAGTAGATCCGGGAAGTTATGCGACACCTCAAGAAGTACTACAAGGCCTAAAAGAAACGACCGCGGATGTCGTAGTTTTTTGCACGAGCGACGAGGAAGTTTCCGGTTTTGTAGATTCTACTTTTGGAATATTAAAAAAACAAAATCCGAATTTGCTCGGGATCGTAGCGGGAAATCCTACGGAGCAGATCGATGACCTTAAATCCAAGGGAATCGAATTCTTTATCCATGTCAAATCCCAACATTTAGAAACTCTGAAGTCTATTCAGAAAAGGCTGGGTATCCAATGA